A genome region from Bombus terrestris chromosome 10, iyBomTerr1.2, whole genome shotgun sequence includes the following:
- the LOC100651411 gene encoding antifreeze protein Maxi yields MKTLLLLFACICLAECGAGRKHTREQQAQGYEYEYAQESALSGPLVAAGPHAHGRGLPHPGFSVGGPLANIAKGAAEQAHTQLNNQHSAAGQAAFVAKNTLAQAASQSAATAAAALAGKQIVVQGLEQQSRDAHVAVDGENLQLQQAERAANAARTTAKQAMQQLQVVTAALNAAQATADRAAQAAAESAAELAAQTTMLGQAKARAESVDEQLTAARLDYETTQAAAEKAASAAAAAQNNAAAAAAHVADAAAGSALLAHQPINPSPLPKLPPPRHGALGEPAVLDAGLHEPGALLAPGALHQADALRSPAALHQAEALRLSSGLHEAAALQEAALRASSLLHEAGPALQSPGGLHRSELLSLANALPTDSYDIKGYRY; encoded by the coding sequence ATGAAGACACTCCTGCTGTTATTCGCGTGTATTTGTTTGGCAGAATGTGGTGCAGGAAGAAAGCACACTCGTGAGCAACAAGCTCAAGGTTACGAATACGAATATGCTCAGGAATCTGCGCTATCTGGCCCCCTAGTAGCTGCAGGTCCACACGCTCATGGTCGCGGACTGCCTCATCCCGGGTTCAGCGTTGGTGGTCCTTTGGCTAATATCGCGAAAGGCGCGGCAGAACAAGCTCACACGCAGTTAAATAATCAACATTCCGCGGCCGGACAAGCCGCGTTCGTGGCGAAAAATACATTAGCGCAAGCTGCTTCTCAGTCAGCGGCTACCGCGGCTGCGGCACTCGCTGGCAAACAGATCGTGGTCCAAGGGCTGGAGCAACAATCGAGAGATGCCCACGTAGCGGTAGACGGGGAGAACCTGCAACTGCAACAAGCGGAACGTGCCGCAAACGCAGCAAGAACCACCGCTAAACAAGCGATGCAGCAGTTGCAAGTGGTTACAGCGGCCTTAAACGCGGCACAGGCGACGGCTGACCGCGCAGCGCAAGCTGCCGCGGAATCAGCGGCCGAGTTGGCGGCGCAAACCACCATGCTTGGTCAGGCGAAGGCAAGAGCGGAGTCGGTGGACGAGCAACTCACTGCTGCTCGCCTCGATTACGAAACTACTCAAGCGGCCGCTGAGAAAGCTGCGAGCGCAGCCGCAGCCGCGCAGAATAACGCTGCCGCCGCCGCTGCACACGTTGCCGATGCTGCCGCTGGTTCCGCGCTTTTGGCTCACCAGCCGATCAATCCCTCTCCGCTCCCGAAACTTCCTCCACCTCGCCACGGTGCTCTCGGAGAACCTGCCGTTCTCGACGCAGGTCTTCACGAACCCGGTGCCCTTCTCGCACCTGGCGCGCTCCACCAAGCTGACGCTCTCCGTTCACCTGCCGCGCTTCACCAAGCGGAAGCTCTCCGTCTCTCCTCCGGACTTCACGAAGCTGCCGCGCTCCAGGAAGCCGCTCTTCGCGCGTCCAGCCTGCTTCACGAAGCTGGTCCAGCACTTCAATCTCCAGGCGGTCTTCATCGTTCAGAGTTGCTTAGCCTAGCCAATGCTTTACCTACCGATAGTTACGATATTAAAGGTTATCGATACTAG
- the LOC100651291 gene encoding cytochrome P450 6a2 — translation MLLATWLISDILAISSVVIAGWYIYYKLHIFKFWQKRGVFYVEPTFPTGNIMPIVIGKRSQAEFFGDIYHRYKQHPLVGIYMLHKPFLIINDLDLTRDVLAKQFTNFHDRGFFCNEKTDPLSGHLFQLPGKKWRNLRVKLTPTFTAGKLKQMFPIMKDIGNTLATYLEEKAQTRSTIDVKDVFSRYAVDIIMSAAFGITCDSLENPDNEFRYWGKKIFDPKPLWNALIVWAPQVFDFFSIPYTDKDVTNFFINVFKETVEYRESNNIERKDFLNLLMQLMRNGYVEADDNSEAATLAKNKLTMTEAAAQAFVFYLAGFETSSTTVTFCLYELAMHQDIQNKVREEIQTHLEKHGGDLTYDAVNEMTYLHKVISETLRKYPPVTVLNRICTNETTMEGTKFVIPKGIAVTIPVFGIHRDANIYPNPDKFDPERFSEENIKTRHPYAYLPFGEGPRICIGLRFGLIQTKVAVINALLKNKMTLAPETPTTLDYEPGSLILIPKGGVHLTIEPLK, via the exons ATGTTATTAGCTACGTGGTTAATATCAGATATTTTGGCTATTTCAAGCGTTGTAATTGCCGGATGGTACATCTATTACAAACTacatatctttaaattttgGCAGAAAAGAGGAGTATTTTATGTCGAACCTACCTTCCCTACTGGTAATATAATGCCAATTGTAATTGGCAAACGATCACAAG CCGagttttttggagatatttatCATCGATATAAACAGCATCCTCTTGTTGGTATATATATGCTTCACAAACCATTTTTGATTATAAACGATCTTGATTTAACTCGAGACGTACTGGCAAAACAGTTTACGAATTTCCACGATCGTGGATTTTTTTGTAACGAAAAAACGGACCCGCTGTCCGGACATCTATTTCAATTACCTGGAAAAAAGTGGAGGAATTTGAGAGTAAAATTGACACCAACTTTTACTGCGGGGAAACTTAAACAGATGTTTCCGATTATGAAAGACATTGGAAATACCTTAGCAACATATTTGGAAGAAAAGGCACAGACAAGATCGACGATCGACGTAAAAGACGTATTTTCAAG ATATGCCGTCGACATTATCATGTCAGCAGCATTTGGAATAACGTGCGATAGCTTGGAGAATCCGGACAACGAATTTCGCTATTGGGGAAAGAAGATATTTGATCCGAAGCCTCTTTGGAATGCTCTTATCGTATGGGCCCCGCAGGTGTTTGATTTCTTTTCCATACCATATACCGACAAAGATGTTACGAACTTTTTTATAAATGTGTTTAAAGAAACTGTGGAATATAGAGAATCGAATAACATCGAACGAAAAGATTTTTTGAATCTATTGATGCAGTTAATGAGAAATGGATATGTGGAAGCAGACGATAACTCGGAAGCGGCAACTCTTGCAA aaaataaattgacaATGACGGAGGCTGCTGCACAAGCTTTCGTCTTCTACTTGGCTGGTTTTGAAACATCTTCGACCACAGTAACATTCTGCCTGTACGAATTAGCGATGCATCAAGATATACAGAATAAAGTACGCGAAGAAATTCAAACACACCTGGAGAAGCATGGTGGTGATCTGACATACGATGCTGTGAACGAAATGACTTATCTCCATAAAGTGATCTCTG AAACATTACGGAAATATCCTCCGGTTACTGTCCTAAACCGTATTTGCACAAACGAAACAACAATGGAGGGAACAAAATTTGTCATACCTAAAGGAATTGCTGTGACAATACCCGTTTTTGGTATTCATCGAGATGCCAATATATACCCAAACCCGGATAAATTTGATCCAGAACGATTCagcgaagaaaatataaaaactagACATCCTTATGCGTATTTACCATTTGGCGAAGGACCAAGAATATGTAttg GATTAAGATTTGGCCTTATACAAACAAAGGTTGCTGTAATAAATgctttgttaaaaaataaaatgacacTCGCACCAGAAACACCAACTACTTTGGATTATGAACCGGGATCTCTTATATTAATACCAAAGGGTGGTGTACATTTGACTATCGAGCCACTAAAGTGA